Proteins from one Carassius auratus strain Wakin linkage group LG28B, ASM336829v1, whole genome shotgun sequence genomic window:
- the LOC113067595 gene encoding CREB-binding protein-like, giving the protein MFNSRHIQADSGCQYVIHLLTYILYSMSYICTQYGYAAPHIVYVCVSPVWFPTTSSGTNQMNNGSNGMAEQTNLHTDSSLPSSLNNNQMMPDGSNIGNTVFPYRVQARFQTPNPAALKDRRMENWVAYPPKVEGNMYESANSRHLLYTVREQDLVPV; this is encoded by the exons ATGTTTAATAGCAGGCATATTCAGGCCGATTCGGGGTGTCAGTATGTCATACATCTGCTGACATACATCTTATACAGTATGTCATACATCTGCACTCAGTATGGATATGCTGCTCCtcatattgtgtatgtgtgtgtatccccTGTCTGGTTTCCTACAACATCATCAGGCACTAACCAGATGAACAACGGCAGTAACGGTATGGCCGAACAGACGAACCTTCACACAGATTCCTCTCTCCCCTCATCCCTCAATAACAA TCAGATGATGCCAGACGGGTCGAACATAGGCAACACTGTATTTCCCTACAGAGTTCAAGCCAGATTCCAAACCCCAAACCCTGCAGCACTGAAGGACAGACGCATGGAGAACTGGGTTGCTTATCCGCCTAAGGTGGAAGGGAACATGTACGAGTCTGCCAACAGCAGG CATCTACTCTACACTGTCAGAGAGCAGGACCTCGTGCCTGTGTAA